One segment of Spiroplasma kunkelii CR2-3x DNA contains the following:
- a CDS encoding 3'-5' exoribonuclease YhaM family protein: MNIKDLTKEVNNVELIVIADKVTQGTASNGSTYLLITLKDRTGTIEARLWDARPADIESWIKGKCYKVNINIIEYRKVLQAKINSYNIIDNASINLDDFIEVAPLPADAMYDEIITTVKKMKTTEYREIMTLILAKYAEQFKIWPAAIRNHHEIKSGLIWHSLTMLQMAKNVVNVYHDRLIDAELLYCGVILHDLGKVIEITSGATNDFSFEGKLLGHISIMANELNHLAQSNNLNSEKIVLLEHMILSSHGRLEYGSPIEPHLLEAEILSFLDNLDARIYRIDKEIEKTLLNEQTQRLLSVEGRWFLKHFEK, from the coding sequence ATGAATATTAAAGATTTAACAAAAGAAGTTAATAATGTAGAATTAATCGTAATTGCTGATAAGGTGACCCAAGGGACAGCATCTAATGGCAGCACTTATTTATTAATAACCTTGAAAGATCGTACTGGAACAATTGAAGCAAGGTTATGAGATGCTCGTCCTGCTGACATTGAAAGTTGAATTAAAGGTAAATGTTACAAAGTAAATATTAATATTATTGAGTATCGAAAAGTTTTACAAGCAAAAATTAATAGTTATAATATTATTGATAATGCCAGTATTAATCTAGATGATTTTATTGAAGTTGCGCCGCTTCCAGCAGATGCAATGTATGATGAAATTATTACAACAGTAAAAAAAATGAAAACAACTGAATATCGTGAAATTATGACTTTAATTTTAGCAAAATATGCTGAGCAATTTAAAATTTGACCAGCTGCTATTCGTAATCATCATGAAATTAAATCAGGTTTAATTTGGCATAGTTTAACTATGCTGCAAATGGCAAAAAATGTTGTCAATGTTTATCATGATCGTTTAATTGATGCGGAACTATTATATTGTGGTGTTATTTTACATGATTTAGGAAAAGTTATTGAAATTACAAGTGGTGCTACGAATGATTTTTCATTTGAAGGAAAATTACTTGGTCATATTTCAATTATGGCAAATGAATTAAATCATCTTGCCCAAAGTAATAATTTAAATTCAGAAAAAATTGTTTTATTAGAACATATGATTTTATCTAGCCATGGTCGATTGGAATATGGTTCACCTATTGAACCACACTTATTAGAAGCAGAAATCTTATCATTTTTAGATAATTTAGATGCACGAATTTATCGTATTGATAAAGAAATAGAAAAAACATTGCTTAATGAGCAAACACAACGCTTGTTATCTGTTGAAGGTCGTTGATTTTTAAAACATTTTGAAAAATAA
- a CDS encoding phospho-sugar mutase, producing MSYLDNLKLWKDAKNLDPTLATEFQQMSEADLIAAFSDDLEFGTAGLRGLLGPGTGKMNLYTIRRATLAFMQYLRTIYSATDLKSKGIVIGHDNRHFSAEFAQEVANIFASNNIKAILFTNNDLRPTPIVSYTIRKIKALAGVIITASHNSREYNGYKIYDHNGSQFLPVATDIIGENYLKIKEEVFTLTLNPDSTLITYVAKEVEDNYVSDVKAMHFYPNQKRNIKIVFSNLHGTSKEWTPRILKECGYDVTIVEEQFDNDPNFTFAPNPNPELTECYDLALKYAKKINADVIILNDPDADRLGIGVKIKDYEYYLMTGNETAPVLIEYLFSHYQRQKTLPKNGVMYNTFVTGNLSDKVAESYGVQVIKTLTGFKWIGDQMSKAADKGLEFLFGFEEAYGYVLKDITRDKDGIQSSLVLAEACWYYHNQGKTLYDVLVEQYNKFGFFYCKTVNLVRDGIDGKKIINNMLKKLRQKTITSLEKIKCIKKEDYLYGLYEMPGQDLLKFYFADGSWFAVRASGTEPKIKFYFVCVDKTNEEAKRKMEAMYQELETNYLKE from the coding sequence ATGTCATATTTAGATAATTTAAAATTATGGAAAGATGCTAAAAATTTAGATCCAACATTAGCCACTGAATTTCAACAAATGTCTGAAGCAGATTTAATTGCTGCTTTTTCAGATGATTTAGAATTTGGAACTGCTGGATTGCGAGGATTATTAGGTCCAGGAACCGGAAAAATGAATTTATATACAATTCGAAGAGCAACATTAGCTTTTATGCAATATTTAAGAACAATTTATTCTGCGACAGATTTAAAATCAAAAGGAATTGTAATTGGGCATGATAACCGTCATTTTTCAGCTGAATTTGCACAAGAAGTAGCAAATATTTTTGCTAGTAATAATATTAAAGCAATTTTATTTACTAATAATGACCTTCGCCCAACGCCAATCGTTTCTTATACCATTCGAAAAATAAAAGCGTTAGCGGGTGTTATTATTACAGCAAGTCATAATTCGCGTGAATATAATGGTTATAAAATTTATGATCATAATGGTTCACAGTTTTTGCCAGTCGCAACTGATATCATTGGTGAAAATTACTTAAAAATTAAAGAAGAAGTTTTTACTTTAACTTTAAATCCAGATTCAACTTTAATTACATATGTTGCAAAAGAAGTCGAGGATAATTATGTCAGCGATGTTAAAGCAATGCATTTTTATCCAAATCAAAAACGTAATATTAAGATTGTTTTTTCTAATTTGCATGGAACAAGTAAAGAATGAACCCCACGAATTTTAAAAGAATGTGGCTATGATGTTACGATTGTAGAAGAGCAATTTGATAATGATCCTAATTTTACTTTTGCCCCTAATCCGAATCCAGAATTAACAGAATGTTATGATTTAGCATTAAAATATGCGAAAAAAATTAATGCTGACGTTATCATTTTAAATGACCCTGATGCTGATCGTTTAGGAATTGGTGTTAAAATTAAAGATTATGAATATTATTTAATGACTGGAAATGAAACAGCTCCGGTATTAATTGAATATTTATTTTCCCATTATCAACGTCAAAAAACATTACCTAAAAATGGGGTTATGTATAATACTTTTGTTACTGGAAATTTATCAGATAAAGTAGCTGAAAGTTATGGTGTTCAAGTTATTAAAACATTAACTGGTTTTAAATGAATTGGGGATCAAATGAGCAAAGCAGCAGATAAAGGGCTAGAATTTTTATTTGGATTTGAAGAAGCATATGGTTATGTTTTAAAAGACATAACTCGTGATAAAGATGGAATTCAATCATCATTAGTCTTAGCAGAAGCTTGTTGGTATTATCATAATCAAGGAAAAACATTATATGATGTTTTAGTTGAACAATATAATAAATTTGGTTTTTTTTATTGTAAAACAGTTAATTTAGTTCGTGATGGAATTGATGGTAAAAAAATTATTAATAATATGTTAAAAAAATTACGACAAAAAACAATTACTAGTTTAGAAAAAATTAAATGTATTAAAAAAGAAGATTATTTGTATGGTTTATATGAAATGCCAGGCCAAGACTTACTAAAGTTTTATTTTGCAGATGGTAGTTGATTTGCAGTTCGTGCAAGTGGAACAGAACCAAAAATAAAATTCTATTTTGTTTGTGTTGATAAAACAAATGAAGAAGCAAAAAGAAAAATGGAAGCAATGTACCAAGAATTAGAAACTAATTATTTAAAAGAATAA
- the pstA gene encoding phosphate ABC transporter permease PstA — translation MAKKEVIKEKQPFSQKITLWKIRFTNNFRGRKQIIDFTSKIIIYCFAILTILILLTLVGFIIYKSIYFFQHYPGGFWGFLSGNTWNANNNQFGILRIIISTFFVLLIALIFAIPLTIFSSLYISEYLSPRIKRKVIGIIQLLAGIPSVVFGLFALAILGPLFMLMGAPSTSNLLVTSITLAFMGLPIMISLSINALENVPDSYRFGSLALGLSKTHTTYRIVLRSAWFKIITAIMMGVARIIGETMAVMMIAGNVPDGLKLGNGFINFIFLSIATLASTIGLEMLENSGPMHESALYAIGLVLFIIVCIINIFIISSQAFHNRKRNYHARKTTKGLRLSKSYNANKINKLFYEHIEKTRGLKKFKDGIGMFFLISSTVIVVSFTLVILATIIWKGLFGMVWSDIISTSIFDDGAGILSTFLVTLLLVICSIIFAIPLSLMVAIYLNEYARPNSIFVKVVRFAIDVLSSTPSIIYGTFGLAFFIGVCHLPLSILSSGLTLTIVILPIMIRSIEDALSGVENSLRHSSLALGANKTSTTLKVVLPNAMPGIITAIILAIGRVIGESAPVYLTLGTAVRLPIAGFMSPGASMTTQILMLSKEGTTAGAIRIMFELAFAIMVLIWLSNSLAHILGKKFAPNYVNIGFKAKWKNRINNLKFFFSKENYLHQKQSFNNFWKKFVPKKKQRHEENKTKKKGKK, via the coding sequence ATGGCCAAGAAAGAAGTCATAAAAGAAAAACAACCGTTTTCCCAAAAAATAACATTATGAAAAATTCGTTTTACAAATAATTTTCGTGGACGAAAACAAATTATTGATTTTACTTCAAAAATTATTATTTATTGTTTTGCGATTTTAACAATTTTAATTTTATTAACTTTAGTTGGTTTTATAATTTATAAATCAATTTATTTTTTCCAGCATTATCCTGGTGGTTTTTGAGGCTTTTTATCAGGTAATACTTGAAATGCTAATAATAATCAATTTGGTATTTTACGAATTATTATTTCAACATTTTTTGTCTTATTAATTGCTTTAATATTTGCAATTCCGTTAACTATTTTTTCATCATTATATATTTCAGAATATTTAAGTCCAAGGATTAAACGTAAAGTGATTGGTATTATCCAATTGCTAGCTGGAATTCCATCTGTTGTTTTTGGATTATTTGCTTTAGCAATTTTAGGACCGCTTTTCATGTTAATGGGCGCTCCTTCAACCTCAAACTTATTAGTAACATCAATTACTTTAGCTTTTATGGGTTTACCAATTATGATTTCATTATCAATCAATGCTTTAGAAAATGTTCCTGATTCATATCGCTTTGGTTCATTAGCATTAGGATTAAGTAAAACCCATACAACTTATCGTATTGTTTTACGTTCAGCTTGATTTAAAATTATTACTGCTATTATGATGGGAGTTGCACGGATTATTGGAGAAACAATGGCGGTGATGATGATTGCTGGAAACGTACCAGATGGTTTAAAACTTGGAAATGGTTTTATTAATTTTATTTTTTTATCAATAGCAACTTTAGCATCAACAATTGGATTAGAAATGTTGGAAAATTCAGGCCCAATGCATGAATCAGCATTATATGCAATTGGACTAGTATTATTTATTATCGTCTGTATTATTAATATTTTTATTATTTCATCACAAGCATTTCATAATCGAAAACGAAACTATCATGCTCGTAAAACAACAAAAGGTTTACGATTAAGTAAATCATATAATGCTAATAAAATTAATAAGTTATTTTATGAACATATTGAAAAAACAAGGGGTTTGAAAAAGTTTAAAGATGGAATCGGAATGTTTTTTTTAATCTCTTCAACTGTAATTGTTGTATCATTTACATTAGTTATTTTAGCTACAATTATTTGAAAAGGATTATTTGGAATGGTATGAAGTGATATAATTTCAACATCAATCTTTGATGACGGAGCAGGAATTCTTTCAACATTTTTAGTTACTTTGTTATTAGTTATTTGTTCAATAATTTTTGCGATACCATTATCATTAATGGTTGCCATTTATTTAAATGAATATGCTCGTCCAAATAGCATTTTTGTAAAAGTGGTGCGTTTTGCAATTGATGTTTTATCATCAACACCAAGTATTATTTATGGAACTTTTGGATTAGCTTTCTTTATTGGTGTTTGTCATTTACCATTATCCATTTTAAGCTCTGGTTTAACTTTAACAATTGTTATTTTACCAATTATGATTCGTAGTATTGAGGATGCTTTATCAGGTGTTGAAAACTCATTGCGACATTCCTCATTAGCATTAGGAGCTAATAAAACATCAACAACGCTGAAAGTTGTTTTACCAAATGCGATGCCAGGTATTATTACTGCTATTATTTTAGCAATTGGACGTGTTATTGGTGAATCAGCGCCAGTTTATTTAACATTAGGAACCGCGGTACGGTTACCAATTGCTGGATTTATGTCACCAGGTGCAAGTATGACAACACAAATTCTAATGCTCTCAAAAGAAGGAACAACAGCAGGAGCAATTCGAATTATGTTTGAATTAGCTTTTGCGATTATGGTTTTAATTTGGTTATCAAATAGTTTGGCCCATATTTTAGGGAAGAAATTTGCACCAAATTATGTTAATATTGGATTTAAAGCGAAGTGAAAAAATCGAATTAATAACTTGAAATTTTTCTTTTCAAAAGAAAATTATCTTCATCAAAAGCAAAGTTTTAATAATTTTTGAAAAAAATTTGTACCAAAGAAAAAACAACGCCATGAAGAAAATAAGACGAAGAAGAAGGGAAAAAAATAA
- the pstB gene encoding phosphate ABC transporter ATP-binding protein PstB, protein MDPKVIIKNPTFDSSDNNPDLIKVKNVDFFYKGNKRALFNISMKIKEHTVTAFIGSSGSGKSTLLRLFNRMNDVEPKSIFKGEILINGKNIYSPETDIVKLRTDIGMVFQKPSPFPMSIYDNVAYGPRNQGVRDRKLVNSIVVENLKRAALWDEVKDNLRDSAFALSGGQQQRLCIARAIAMKPKILLMDEPTSALDPISTSKIEELITQLKKDFTIVLVTHHMQQAARVADYTAFFAKGKLIEYNKTKIIFSRPANKKTEDYITGRFE, encoded by the coding sequence ATGGATCCAAAAGTAATTATTAAGAATCCAACATTTGATTCATCAGATAATAATCCAGATTTAATTAAAGTAAAAAATGTTGACTTTTTTTACAAAGGAAACAAGAGGGCTCTTTTTAATATTTCAATGAAAATTAAAGAACATACTGTTACTGCTTTTATTGGTTCCTCAGGATCAGGAAAATCAACATTATTGCGTTTATTTAATCGAATGAATGATGTTGAGCCAAAGTCAATTTTTAAAGGTGAAATTTTAATTAATGGGAAGAATATTTATAGTCCTGAAACAGATATTGTTAAATTACGAACAGACATTGGGATGGTATTTCAAAAACCTTCACCATTTCCAATGTCAATTTATGATAATGTTGCTTATGGACCACGGAATCAAGGGGTTCGTGATCGAAAATTAGTTAATAGTATTGTTGTTGAAAATTTAAAACGAGCAGCATTATGAGATGAAGTAAAAGATAATTTACGAGATTCTGCTTTTGCATTATCGGGGGGACAACAACAACGTTTATGTATTGCCCGGGCAATTGCGATGAAACCTAAAATTTTGTTAATGGATGAACCAACCAGTGCATTAGATCCAATTTCAACATCAAAAATTGAGGAATTAATTACCCAACTAAAAAAAGATTTTACAATTGTTTTAGTAACCCACCATATGCAACAAGCCGCACGAGTTGCTGATTATACTGCTTTTTTTGCAAAAGGGAAATTAATTGAATATAATAAAACTAAGATTATTTTTTCTCGTCCGGCTAATAAAAAAACAGAAGATTATATTACTGGGCGTTTTGAATAA
- a CDS encoding FAD-dependent oxidoreductase: MKIIVVGTNHAGTTAVRTLRRLDPKVEIVTYDKNNNISFLGCGIALWVSGEVKDPNGLFYASPEVLKNEGIKVNMEHEVLSIDNKNQKIRVKNLKSGNEFDDNYDKLILAIGSWPIIPQIEGIKQEGVHIVKWFQHGELVKKANDDKNIQNVVVCGAGYIGVELVYAFHQKGKNVTLVDISERIMQRYYDKPFTDKVEGAMRKAVVNLRGGEKVIKFEGNNNKVTKVVTDKGSYDADLVIWSVGFKPATEILNGVIDLDKNAAIKVDQYMQTSDPNIFAIGDCVEVYDNAKKQAAYIALATNAVRTGVIAAINALKPAGLASPGFQGSNAINVFGWALASTGMTETVAKDLGFDYDQITFMDNDRPEFMDTYQEVLIKILWDKKTRKIIGAQIASEANHTEVMYMFSLAIMKEVTIDELPLIDIFFLPHFNKPYNFITLTGLEVLGLNYFKK; encoded by the coding sequence ATGAAGATTATTGTAGTTGGAACTAACCATGCAGGTACAACTGCTGTTAGAACCTTAAGGCGTTTAGATCCGAAAGTAGAAATTGTTACTTATGATAAAAACAACAATATTTCATTTTTAGGATGCGGAATTGCACTATGAGTTTCAGGAGAGGTAAAAGATCCAAACGGTTTATTTTATGCTTCACCAGAAGTATTAAAAAATGAAGGTATTAAAGTAAACATGGAGCATGAAGTATTATCAATTGATAATAAAAATCAAAAAATTCGTGTAAAAAATCTAAAATCAGGAAATGAATTTGATGATAATTATGATAAATTGATTTTAGCGATTGGTTCTTGACCAATTATTCCACAAATTGAAGGAATTAAGCAGGAAGGTGTTCATATTGTTAAATGATTTCAACATGGGGAATTAGTAAAAAAAGCAAATGATGACAAAAATATTCAAAATGTTGTTGTATGTGGGGCAGGATACATTGGCGTTGAATTAGTTTATGCTTTTCATCAAAAAGGAAAAAATGTTACTTTAGTTGATATTTCAGAGCGCATTATGCAACGTTATTACGACAAACCTTTTACTGATAAAGTTGAAGGAGCAATGCGTAAAGCGGTTGTTAATTTACGTGGTGGCGAAAAAGTTATTAAATTTGAGGGTAACAATAATAAAGTAACAAAAGTAGTAACAGATAAAGGTTCATATGATGCTGATTTAGTAATTTGGTCAGTTGGTTTTAAACCTGCAACAGAAATTTTAAATGGTGTTATTGATTTAGACAAAAATGCAGCCATTAAAGTTGATCAATATATGCAAACATCAGACCCAAATATTTTTGCAATTGGTGATTGTGTTGAAGTTTATGATAATGCTAAGAAACAGGCAGCATATATTGCTTTAGCAACAAATGCTGTCCGAACAGGAGTTATTGCAGCTATTAATGCTTTAAAACCAGCAGGTTTAGCATCACCAGGATTCCAAGGTTCAAATGCAATTAATGTTTTTGGTTGAGCGCTAGCTTCAACAGGAATGACAGAAACGGTGGCAAAAGATTTGGGATTTGATTACGATCAAATTACATTTATGGATAATGATCGTCCAGAATTTATGGATACATATCAAGAAGTTTTAATTAAAATTCTTTGAGACAAAAAAACAAGAAAAATTATTGGTGCACAAATAGCTTCAGAGGCTAATCATACCGAAGTTATGTATATGTTTTCATTAGCAATTATGAAGGAAGTTACAATTGATGAACTACCATTAATTGATATTTTCTTCTTGCCACATTTTAATAAGCCATATAACTTTATTACTTTAACAGGCTTAGAAGTATTAGGATTAAATTACTTTAAAAAATAA
- a CDS encoding 2-oxo acid dehydrogenase subunit E2: MTKIIFEADDNCKGIVDKIFVTNKQVVQKGDKLSNIITQNKVYEIKAPITGEVLNIIVYENKVINSGDVLLNLLPFEATLNEHDNNFEQPYNTIYFNGSGKYNVQNRPPIDVKKSETEIFREELIETLLAREVAGENSQDDFEDSIEIDLSEENIVQDSTPFFSQNNDSKTFLFKNKVENVLENIPSEENIETLQKDLGDLKEDLAIVKDDLATIRIEEEEVIEELENLERDLSFTAGMAARKQVDYKKIDPLHHQPFDREEYKEENYTKEELKSNFSQSINNVDDSKIEPIINLEQDKLVENNPKDHHSQHSKSHSTVHLSVSSHYEKHKPVEDKSKGHHGEHSKSHSTVHSSVSSHLKKHKSEDITSREHSISSEHKIKENPQTLQVDKIKLNQEAIIRAKEIMESKKNIVNGFIDVEVDVSELVSLLLIMREAYSQNDIELTLLPFYVKAVYDGLKKFPVLNASFISQKNKILLKWFYNIAFSVDSYTAVKMPVLYNLKNVSIKEIASKVTKLISKSINNELKEKDCQNASFSIINYGEYGITRGTFTIPYDNVAGIAMGIIFKKPVVVEKNDIAIRDIMVITLGYNEAVIDITEASKFIHYVAYLLSNPGLLL, from the coding sequence ATGACAAAAATTATTTTTGAAGCGGATGATAATTGCAAAGGAATTGTTGATAAAATTTTTGTTACAAATAAACAAGTTGTCCAAAAGGGGGATAAACTTTCTAACATTATTACACAAAATAAAGTTTATGAAATTAAAGCGCCAATTACTGGTGAAGTGTTAAATATTATTGTTTATGAAAATAAAGTTATTAATAGTGGTGATGTTTTATTAAATTTATTGCCATTTGAGGCAACCCTTAATGAACATGACAATAATTTTGAGCAACCCTATAATACTATTTATTTTAATGGTTCTGGAAAATATAATGTACAAAATCGGCCACCAATTGATGTTAAAAAATCAGAAACAGAAATTTTTCGCGAAGAATTAATTGAAACATTATTAGCACGTGAAGTAGCTGGTGAAAATTCACAAGATGATTTTGAAGATTCAATTGAAATTGATTTATCAGAAGAAAATATAGTACAAGATTCAACCCCATTTTTTAGCCAGAATAATGATTCAAAGACATTTCTGTTTAAAAATAAAGTTGAAAATGTTCTTGAGAATATTCCTAGTGAAGAAAATATTGAAACATTGCAAAAAGATTTGGGTGATTTAAAAGAAGATTTGGCAATTGTTAAAGATGATTTAGCAACAATAAGAATTGAAGAAGAAGAAGTTATTGAAGAACTTGAAAATTTAGAACGTGATTTATCATTTACAGCAGGAATGGCTGCGAGAAAACAAGTTGATTATAAAAAAATAGACCCCTTACATCATCAACCCTTTGATAGAGAAGAATACAAAGAAGAAAATTATACAAAAGAAGAATTAAAAAGTAATTTTTCTCAAAGTATAAATAATGTTGATGATTCAAAAATCGAACCTATTATAAATTTAGAACAAGATAAATTAGTGGAAAATAATCCGAAGGATCATCATAGCCAACATTCAAAGTCACATTCGACGGTTCATTTGTCTGTTTCGTCGCATTATGAAAAGCATAAGCCAGTAGAGGATAAGTCGAAGGGACATCATGGTGAACATTCAAAGTCACATTCAACGGTTCATTCGTCTGTTTCCTCTCATCTTAAAAAGCATAAGTCAGAAGATATAACGTCAAGGGAACATTCTATTTCTTCAGAACATAAAATAAAAGAAAATCCACAAACTTTGCAAGTTGATAAGATAAAATTAAATCAAGAAGCAATTATTCGTGCAAAAGAAATTATGGAAAGTAAAAAAAATATTGTTAATGGTTTTATTGATGTTGAAGTTGATGTTAGTGAGTTAGTTAGTTTATTGTTAATTATGCGTGAAGCATATTCACAAAATGATATTGAATTAACATTATTGCCTTTTTATGTTAAAGCAGTTTATGATGGATTAAAAAAATTCCCTGTTTTAAATGCATCCTTTATTAGTCAGAAAAATAAAATTTTATTAAAATGATTTTATAATATTGCTTTTAGTGTAGATAGTTATACTGCAGTAAAAATGCCTGTTTTATATAATTTAAAAAATGTTTCAATTAAAGAAATTGCTTCAAAGGTAACAAAATTAATAAGTAAAAGTATTAATAATGAATTAAAAGAAAAGGACTGTCAAAATGCCTCATTCTCAATTATAAATTATGGTGAATATGGAATAACACGGGGAACATTTACAATTCCATATGATAATGTTGCCGGAATTGCAATGGGTATTATTTTTAAAAAACCTGTTGTGGTTGAAAAAAATGATATTGCAATTCGTGATATTATGGTAATTACATTGGGGTATAATGAAGCTGTAATTGATATTACTGAAGCAAGTAAATTTATCCATTATGTTGCATATTTATTATCAAATCCAGGGCTTTTATTATAA
- the phoU gene encoding phosphate signaling complex protein PhoU, translating to MSIKIENDLAQTKQMIIDMIAMTKNQYDDMVKCLETNDVELAQSVISADETINKMQEAFIEVSLWKIAKQQMVAKDLRRIVGFILIVKEVERIADYAKSICRYYIKYKPSTKLINFLKKLVAKVIEMLTEVSNIFEEERIESAYNILKYDTELDKIYKVENDALIEKIREAKSKEEIKVITLTMQQLRSIERAGTHIINIAETLIYIIEGKIYDFELPI from the coding sequence ATGAGCATAAAAATTGAAAATGATTTAGCACAAACAAAACAAATGATTATTGATATGATTGCAATGACAAAAAATCAATATGATGATATGGTTAAATGTTTAGAAACAAATGATGTTGAGCTTGCTCAAAGTGTTATTTCCGCTGATGAAACAATTAATAAAATGCAAGAGGCTTTCATTGAAGTTTCACTATGAAAAATTGCAAAACAACAAATGGTTGCAAAAGATTTACGACGAATAGTTGGTTTCATTTTGATTGTTAAAGAAGTTGAACGTATTGCAGATTATGCAAAAAGTATTTGTCGTTATTATATCAAATATAAACCTTCAACAAAGTTAATTAATTTTTTAAAAAAATTAGTTGCAAAAGTCATTGAAATGCTAACAGAAGTATCAAATATTTTTGAGGAAGAACGAATTGAGTCAGCATATAATATTTTAAAATATGATACTGAATTAGACAAGATTTATAAAGTTGAAAATGATGCTTTAATTGAAAAAATTCGTGAAGCAAAATCAAAAGAAGAAATTAAAGTTATTACTTTAACAATGCAACAATTACGTTCAATTGAACGGGCTGGAACACATATTATTAATATTGCCGAAACATTAATTTATATTATTGAAGGAAAAATTTATGATTTTGAATTACCAATTTAA
- the ptsS gene encoding phosphate ABC transporter substrate-binding protein, with the protein MKPNESTKAVKEKKEKKHFLKSVVGEISHHKMFTLVGYALVLVISIIIWTIASASNVIVVGGSTSVTQVMANITEQYKRDNKEDILYNSLGSAASLVGVKNGSYAFGFLSKDVNSTPKPGDNRSNVQQLLSDYHTGRFVFARDYIILVYHLPNGCQIKLHQDSLQFQSFFGGEGTELIRKIYTDPNFTWQQAFGSQLVCSSGSNKFYTLTRESGSGTRDFFESAVIKSKKYKTNQVASSNGSMYQAISTTPGSIGYISFSYIKRIISNEDLGSKAIASVISKGTTEPELPYKVINNNYEFNPAYSLTRPFTGIINYQGKQFNNALPFIAWMLNPLPYSKTKPKLRNGKDNPYYDPNFKLSPHDPAYWYMEEGEEPLSIDDFLFRKYNNNTTFAKSGRTTYNEKVAWNFKSDYQSIWDIIVKKFPEKYQAYSEYEYNGMEN; encoded by the coding sequence ATGAAGCCAAACGAATCTACTAAGGCTGTTAAGGAAAAAAAAGAAAAAAAACATTTTCTTAAGAGTGTAGTAGGAGAGATTAGCCATCATAAAATGTTTACTTTAGTTGGTTATGCTTTGGTATTAGTAATATCAATTATTATTTGAACAATTGCATCGGCAAGTAATGTAATTGTTGTTGGAGGGAGTACATCAGTTACCCAAGTAATGGCAAATATTACGGAACAATATAAACGTGATAACAAAGAAGATATTTTATATAATTCATTAGGAAGTGCTGCTTCCTTAGTTGGTGTAAAAAATGGTAGTTATGCTTTTGGTTTTTTATCAAAAGATGTTAATTCAACACCTAAACCAGGGGATAACCGCTCTAATGTTCAACAACTATTATCAGATTATCATACTGGTCGTTTTGTTTTTGCCCGTGATTATATTATCTTGGTATATCATTTACCAAATGGTTGTCAAATTAAACTACACCAAGATTCGTTACAATTTCAAAGTTTTTTTGGTGGAGAAGGAACTGAATTAATTCGTAAGATTTATACTGATCCAAATTTTACTTGACAACAAGCTTTTGGTTCTCAATTAGTTTGTAGTAGTGGTAGCAATAAATTTTATACTTTAACACGTGAGTCTGGAAGTGGGACAAGAGATTTTTTTGAATCAGCAGTAATTAAAAGCAAAAAATATAAAACAAATCAAGTAGCTTCATCAAATGGTTCAATGTATCAAGCAATTTCAACTACTCCTGGGTCAATTGGTTATATTTCTTTTTCATATATTAAAAGAATTATTAGCAATGAAGATTTAGGATCAAAAGCAATTGCTAGTGTTATTAGTAAAGGAACTACAGAACCAGAATTACCATATAAAGTTATTAATAATAATTATGAATTTAATCCAGCTTATTCTTTAACAAGACCCTTTACTGGAATTATTAATTATCAAGGAAAACAATTCAATAATGCCTTACCTTTTATTGCATGAATGTTAAATCCATTACCATATTCAAAAACAAAACCAAAACTACGGAATGGGAAAGATAATCCTTATTATGATCCAAATTTTAAGTTAAGTCCACATGATCCTGCATATTGATATATGGAAGAAGGCGAAGAACCATTATCAATTGATGACTTTTTATTCCGAAAGTATAATAATAATACAACTTTTGCAAAAAGTGGAAGAACAACTTATAATGAAAAAGTAGCTTGAAATTTTAAATCAGATTATCAAAGTATTTGAGATATTATTGTGAAAAAGTTTCCCGAAAAATATCAAGCATATTCTGAATATGAATATAACGGAATGGAGAATTAA